Genomic segment of Gigantopelta aegis isolate Gae_Host chromosome 10, Gae_host_genome, whole genome shotgun sequence:
TTCCTTCCCAGCCACACCCACATCCACGACTGATTACATGTCAACGTGTTTCTCCCTTCCCAGCCACACCCACATCCACGACTGATTACATGTCAACGTGTTTCTCCCTTCCCAGCCACACCAACATCCACGACTGATTACATGTCAACGTGTTTCTCCCTTCCCAGCCACACCCACATCCACGACTGATTACATGTCAACGTGTTTCTCCCTTCCCAGCCACACCCACATCCACGACTAGGTACATGTCAACGTGTTTCTTCCTTCCcagccacacccacacccacgaCTGATTACATGTCAACGTGTTTCTCCCTTCCcagccacacccacacccacgaCTGATTACATGTCAACGTGTTTCTCCCTTCCCAGCCACACCCACAATTGGGTACATGCAACGTGTTTCTCCCTTCCACGACTGATTACATGTCAACGTGTTTCTCCCTTCCcagccacacccacacccacgaCTGATTACATGTCAACGTGTTTCTCCCTTCCCAGCCACACCCACATCCACGACTGATTACATGCCAACGTGTTTCTCCCTTCCCAGCCACACCCACATCCACGACTAAGTACATGTCATCGTGTTTCTCCCTTCCCAGCCACACCCACATCCACGACTGATTACATGTCAACGTGTTTCTCCCTTCCCAGCCACACCCACATCCACGACTAGGTACATGTCAACGTGTTTCTCCCTTCCCAGCCACACCCACATCCACGACTGATTACATGTCAACGTGTTTCTCCCTTCCCAGCCACACCCACATCCACGACTGATTACATGTCAACGTGTTTCTCCCTTCCCAGCCACACCCACATCCACGACTGATTACATGTCAACGTGTTTCTCCCTTCCCAGCCACACCCACATCCACGACTGATTACATGTCAACGTGTTTCTCCCTTCCCAGCCACACCCACATCCACGACTGATTACATGTCAACGTGTTTCTCCCTTCCCAGCCACACCCACATCCACGACTAGGTACATGTCAACGTGTTTCTCCCTTCCCAGCCACACCCACATCCACGACTAGGTACATGTCAGCGTGTTTCTCCCTTCCCAGCCACACCCACATCCACGACTGATTACATGTCAACGTGTTTCTCCCTTCCCAGCCACACCCACATCCACGACTGATTACATGTCAACGTGTTTCTCCCTTCCCAGCCACACCCACATCCACGACTGGATACATGTCAACGTGTTTCTCCCTTCCcagccacacccacacccacgaCTGATTACATGTCAACGTGTTTCTCCCTTCCCAGCCACACCGACAACTGGGCACATTGTCAACGATGGTGATATATAATGCGTTGTCCTATCTACGATATAGTGGATAtcggaaagtacatataaaagtagCCCCTTGCCACTATTTAGTAGATGTAGTAACTAAGTCTCTGTGAcaacagcggctttcctctcacTTTCTATACATTATCGAAATAACCGTATGTTAGGCACAAACAACAATAATGTGCTGAGGAAGGAAATGAaggaaggcaatgttttatttaacgacgcactcaacacattttatttacggttatatggcgtcggacatatggttaaggaccacacaggtattgagagaggaaacccgctgtcgccacttcatgggctactcttttcgattagcagcaagggatcttttatatgcaccattccacagacaggatagtacataccacggcctttgttacaccagttgtggagcactggctggaacgagaaatagcccaatgggtccaccgacggggatcgatgtgCTGAGGAAACATCAAGTTAACAATCCTTTCCTGGGAGTTTCGATTTCGttaataggcctattatataACACATGTTCTTCATGACATTATATTCTTTAAATAGAACAAACAATATATTGGTTTCCTTTAACTATCCTTTTTTCACCATGTTCAAATACTTTTCCCCAACAATAATAAATCGTACGTATGAgataataaaagttttaatgtattaatttcaaaaTGCGTACGGTAGACAAGTTTTGATTATTGATGACGTCATAATGTTCATTGTATGTACGATACTGGCTTGGAGGTACAAATCAGaacacacttttaaaaaaatacgaacagcttacaaaattaaaaaaaggtaaaatgttttgaatatcaTCTATTTTagttaacaaaaacaacttaTTCGCgctggttttgtttttctaattgtttgttgttttttgttgggttttttaaaaaaaaattattttttatttttatttttttgtgggcAGGACaatttatataagaattgttcgtaatttttgtgaatttatcgatgtataacagtcacaaattcacacgcgattttatactaaatttgtgactgttatatataatatagcatcGGTGAACCAGTTTCGAtgagcataagcattcggttctgaagcatatcaatatttataaacagacagttgttattcaaatacctacttttttattagtatttctacgcTTCACACGAGCATTAAACTGGCCACTAAGTAGCTTCGTGTAGTGCACGTGCGTCAAAAACTGcatgcatcagcagtaaatatGGTTAACTACGTAACCAGTTTCGGTGAGTGATacgtttagtggtatagcttacaacaaaacttttaaaacatgtatgttgttcagcAAAACATacaagtataataatttataaaaatattttaaatattttaacgcaagttacaaaatggagtcctcgagaaccaatgttaaagggacacaccctagttaccactagttgttaaccattacggcgttgtttttcgctattaaacccattttttcacaaataaaattgcactttacttaccgtttattatttagaatatacatttccattcaccggaagtgtttttttggtaatcctggtaatcctggtgtttgtaataccacaaaatgcatttttcgtatttctgaaaaacggacgcacatttgagaaaaaaaaccgttgagcaaacaaggtctaatctatttttaaacgggatatttccatttcaatgtcacagacgttggtataccacgtgaccgttatcattttggttcggtttgttttctcgtgcacgattcgcgcaatcaacatccgatttgttgttgttcatttgtgagatttttcttcacagttcgtgaacattttcagtaacaataaagttcagacaagtaagtgtctaatacaaaacgttacaaagccttaaaaccaataattttgctaagtcttacgatatctggagaggggatacaaccaggacagaacagttggaacatgtccaggagaggtgaaacgaacgcaccccaagtctgtgaaatttgtcgtgacgtaggcattgttgtgcttcgagcgacatctaccggtgacatcagaatactaactttcaaaattatttcaagcaattgggacatggggattcccatggtatttatcgatataaaacctgctttttcactccatttgataaaaacgtgatctaagtgtgttacaggtttgtagattaaccaaattataacttattttcgctggatggaactagggtgtgcggctttaacagaCATTTCTTTGAAAACGAATATAACAATTATGATGTCGTGCATTCGTGTTATtaagttgagcaaatgaatggttataatggtaaaattgtttggttaaacatataagctgcattctgagttttaatacatatataaacagatatccagaaagatatttatgttaaaacatataaagaCCATATATGTTTTGCAAGTATCTGCAAGAGAGTTTTACCAGCAGACGCCGTGACAATCATGCGACTTCAATAACCAGATACcagtacagctgagaacagacagaaataggttgtaaaattaagttttcataacgtgtatgtgtgtgtgtgtgtgtgtgtgtgtgtgtgtatatatatatatatatatatatatatatatatatatatataccatcgaTGTCCCAAACTGCTTTCACCTttcgacaaaaacacgaatacgatatttacgaaaatactattctacatttttcagcttcgatacgtgaaacaaaatagattgcaatcaattaacgtaaaaaatgttctagaactgtgaagaaaaacgtCACAAATGAACGGCATGAAGACGACACCAAACCGGATGttaattgcgcgaaccgtgtgcacacgagaaaacaaagtgaacggaaagaaagaaagaaagaaagaaatgttttatttaacgacgcactcaacacattttatttacggttatatggttaaggaccacacagatatatagagaggaaacccgttgtcgccactacatgggctactctttccgattagcagcaagggatcttttatttgcgcttcgcacaggcaagatagcacaaaccatggcctttgttgaaccagttatggatcattggtcggtgcaagtggtttacacctacccattgaaccttgcggagcactcactcagggtttggagtcagtatctggattaaaaatcccatgcctcgactgggatccgaacccagcacctaccagcctgtagaccgattgcctaaccactacgccaccgaggccggagttggaagcataacgcagttagggacgttaacgatatataaatacatgtacatgtataaatatataaaaaccatcgctgctgctacaaagtgtggggggagggggcatatccccccccccccccccttgcccccctgctTCCTCTGCCGGCGCATGtatatgcaataataataatagtaatgtttttttgttttttttgcagtCATGACAACCAGCCAGTGTTGGACGCTTTGGCAGAGCATGCCTCCAAGATACCAGTTGTCGGCGAAAGAGTTTATCGTCCAGCATCCAGAATGGAAACCAGCGCTCGACAACAACGCAACGTTGCCGGCGGCTGAGGCGTATTGTCCGGTGAAAACGAAGGTATCCTTTTCCGGAATTGCGCCACATTCACACAACGAGAATCTGCGAGCTCGTGTAGAGAGTCGAAGCCAGGCCTTCCCGGTGAGGACGTCTGTGTACATACGCAATCTAAAACACCAGAAAAGGGTCAACTCTGCCAGACAGCGAATAATGGACGATCCAACAGTCATTTCATACACGCCGTTAATTCGGGCACACACAACGCCTCAGATACCACTTACAAACCTGGCCAACCTGGAATCGTTTGATGACTTCCAGAATCAAGAGGATCAGAAACCACAGAGGGCGTCCCTTTCCGTGAAAAACATTGCCCCTTTCCTCAGCACTAgtccaaaaaacaaaataaaaggacGCATGAAACAGTACGTTGTAACCCCCTCCGATAACGCAGTCATGTACATCGATAACGACAAAATATTGTACTTTCGGAACAACAAACCCGACATAACACAGTTATTCAAGACGGAAGAAAACTACATTGCTCACCTGCGTAAAGAATTCCTCAATCGTGCAACGGCTGCTAGAGTGGAAAGCGACGGAGCTGTCAAAGCTGTAGTAAAAGAAAGAATTGACTACGACAGGCGGGTCGGCCACATCCTTGACTACTATGAAAAGGGAGACATTTCGTGGTTTAAGAAGCACGAAAAAGCGACCGACAATGAAACCTCCGAACCTCATGAAGATCGCATTCAATCAGCGCGAACTGCGAGCGGCACTAGGACATCAAGGAGCTGCCAGACACCAAGAAGGACAAAAAGTTCCAGGTCTGCCCGTCTAAGGAGCCTGCTTGCGGGTCCTGACAAATCGAGTCAGACGAGAGCAACATGTCTTGAGGAAGACTGGCAGACGTACCTCAAGATGAATGTTCAGTCAATTCTACACGGAAGGGAATTTCTTCCTGAGACTCCTGATGGTCATGGTGGTGTCAATCAAATGGAATGCAGCAGCCTGACCAATAGTATATCCTGCGAGTGTAGGATGTGTCGTTTGGAGATGCTCTCTCCCTCACCCCAAATTCCcccaaaaatttgttttaaggaAGAACACAGAGAAATATCTAAAATGTTGAATGACCAACCCCTGCTTGTTTCTGGGGGTGGAGGTTCATTTAGTCTCAATCTGGAAACTGAGGATTCCAGTTTAAATACAAAAGCAAAACAAGCAGATACAGAAGAGAGTGCAGACACGACGAACGGTGAAAGGGTAAGAGAGTGCAGAAAGAAAGAGGAAAGGGAGAAAGGAagtagagaaaaagaaaaaaagaagaaagagaaaagagaCAAACAGGGCAAAGAGAAAGTGGAAAGGGACAAAAAGGAATGGGGAAAAGGCGGAAATGAGGAAAGGGAAAGCGTGAAAGAGGCAAGTTTGAAAGACGAAAAGTGGGACGAGGTAGGGCAGGAAGAGGAATGGGAGAAAGAGCAAAGGAAAAAGGAATGTTCTTGGGATGAAGAAATTCACAGAGATGCAGAATATATATCAATCACACTTCCAGACATCCAGGAAATAAGCAAAGGTGATATTAGTGTTCGTGTACCAGATAACTCTCCTGGAGTTGATACACCGGTTGAAGATGAGGAAGAGAAAACTGTACACTGAAAATGTTCGACAAACATGCCATGCGATATCTGTTGATAGTGATAactattcaaaatgtttctcaagttaaagttcgttttgtttagcgacaccactagatcacattgattaagtaatcatcgactattggatgtcaaacacttagaTTTGGTA
This window contains:
- the LOC121384759 gene encoding uncharacterized protein LOC121384759; translated protein: MTTSQCWTLWQSMPPRYQLSAKEFIVQHPEWKPALDNNATLPAAEAYCPVKTKVSFSGIAPHSHNENLRARVESRSQAFPVRTSVYIRNLKHQKRVNSARQRIMDDPTVISYTPLIRAHTTPQIPLTNLANLESFDDFQNQEDQKPQRASLSVKNIAPFLSTSPKNKIKGRMKQYVVTPSDNAVMYIDNDKILYFRNNKPDITQLFKTEENYIAHLRKEFLNRATAARVESDGAVKAVVKERIDYDRRVGHILDYYEKGDISWFKKHEKATDNETSEPHEDRIQSARTASGTRTSRSCQTPRRTKSSRSARLRSLLAGPDKSSQTRATCLEEDWQTYLKMNVQSILHGREFLPETPDGHGGVNQMECSSLTNSISCECRMCRLEMLSPSPQIPPKICFKEEHREISKMLNDQPLLVSGGGGSFSLNLETEDSSLNTKAKQADTEESADTTNGERVRECRKKEEREKGSREKEKKKKEKRDKQGKEKVERDKKEWGKGGNEERESVKEASLKDEKWDEVGQEEEWEKEQRKKECSWDEEIHRDAEYISITLPDIQEISKDHAASPIHFNFSYCPPPNHSPCLCTHRRCLLLWPPVPHTHFSPISWDRSSLMDSGLSDPNQCPTADVLGFNVLSALTILKCSFYDPPFPTPNVLF